The Microbulbifer hydrolyticus genome has a segment encoding these proteins:
- a CDS encoding bifunctional serine/threonine-protein kinase/formylglycine-generating enzyme family protein — translation MEVVSSGTASLEIPGYQILKKINQGGMSTVYLATQRSMGRQVALKVMSPVLNADPIFSERFQREANIVGQLSHPNIVAIHDIGRYRSLNYIAMDYLPGGSVADALTKGALEPLEALHITRQIAMALDHASNKGYVHRDLKPENILFREDGSAVLTDFGVARAVARTTRMTNTGMVVGTPHYMSPEQARGAAVDGRADLYSLGVVFYEMLTSAVPFQAEEAVAIAIKHLTDPIPRLPARHSLYQGLIDRFLAKDPDQRFQRGLDVVDAIDQLLAALDGKTPAPTTKLNNTSVRVSSLLRALVMTLYGTLSDRLTASWARWRDKPLHQQNPRAEQQTIMRIQQVMQQAAPVKRRSWLFAGTVAASLLLVWVLFSLFSNKFQWQSESGLVSDAVDITSQILLPEPVSDTSTARNTPPEQIPGPITPLITDQTNQIRPIIRSEQSPVAPVETATSAKSTADADAEEPEADTKGATQEDSRPVSEPEEPSVEDVPPTYALMVSAKPKGARIRIMNIVPRYTPGMALEPGRYDIEVSKAGYSTVRRWIEISSADVNLAVELERKFFPGKSFRSALKSGGKGPEMVVVAPGEFTMGNNRRPFTSPEHKIAIRRPYAIGVHEITFNDYDRYAKASGRALPSDEGWGRDTRPVINVSWQDAQRYAKWLSNETGLNYRLASEAEWEFAARAGTDTPFWWEDGSAKGKANCRRGCASEFNSLFSISSAPVGNYKANPYGLFDTSGNVGEWVQDCFLGDFTNHRNDTRPVQLKNCELRVIRGGSMRDPLRNITSDYRTGLSEKATSREVGFRLVMEL, via the coding sequence ATGGAAGTTGTCAGCAGCGGTACCGCTTCGCTGGAAATTCCCGGCTATCAGATCCTGAAGAAAATCAATCAGGGCGGGATGTCGACGGTTTATCTCGCCACTCAGCGCAGTATGGGCCGCCAGGTAGCGCTGAAAGTAATGTCACCGGTACTGAACGCGGACCCGATCTTTAGTGAGCGCTTCCAGCGCGAAGCGAATATCGTCGGCCAGCTCTCCCACCCCAATATCGTCGCCATTCACGATATCGGCCGCTATCGCAGCCTGAATTACATTGCCATGGACTACCTGCCCGGTGGTTCGGTGGCAGATGCTCTCACCAAGGGTGCACTTGAACCCCTGGAGGCGCTGCACATCACGCGCCAGATTGCGATGGCACTGGACCACGCCAGCAACAAGGGATATGTACACCGGGATCTCAAACCGGAAAATATCCTGTTCCGGGAAGATGGCTCCGCGGTACTGACGGACTTTGGTGTTGCCCGCGCCGTTGCACGCACCACGCGCATGACCAACACCGGCATGGTGGTGGGTACTCCGCACTACATGAGCCCGGAGCAGGCACGCGGCGCCGCCGTGGATGGCCGAGCAGACCTCTACAGCCTGGGGGTGGTGTTTTACGAGATGCTAACCAGCGCGGTGCCCTTCCAGGCGGAAGAGGCTGTGGCAATCGCCATCAAACACCTCACCGACCCGATCCCCCGCCTGCCGGCACGCCACTCCCTGTATCAGGGACTGATTGATCGCTTTCTTGCAAAAGACCCGGATCAACGCTTTCAACGCGGCCTGGACGTGGTCGATGCCATCGACCAGCTGCTCGCCGCACTGGATGGTAAGACGCCGGCGCCGACAACCAAGCTGAATAACACCTCCGTGCGCGTTTCCAGCCTTCTGCGTGCCCTGGTGATGACCCTTTACGGCACACTTAGTGACCGGCTAACGGCCAGCTGGGCACGCTGGCGGGACAAGCCGCTGCACCAGCAGAATCCACGCGCTGAACAACAAACCATAATGCGTATCCAGCAGGTGATGCAGCAGGCTGCTCCGGTCAAACGCCGGTCATGGCTGTTTGCTGGTACCGTCGCCGCGAGCCTGTTGCTGGTCTGGGTGTTGTTCAGCCTGTTCAGCAACAAATTCCAGTGGCAGAGCGAGTCTGGCCTGGTAAGTGACGCGGTGGATATCACCTCACAGATACTTCTGCCAGAACCGGTCAGTGACACCTCGACCGCGCGAAACACACCTCCCGAGCAGATTCCCGGCCCGATCACACCGCTGATTACCGATCAAACCAACCAGATACGCCCGATTATTCGCAGCGAGCAGAGCCCGGTAGCACCGGTAGAGACAGCTACTTCGGCGAAGAGCACCGCAGATGCTGACGCCGAAGAGCCAGAAGCTGATACCAAAGGCGCGACACAGGAAGACAGCCGACCTGTGTCAGAGCCTGAAGAGCCCTCAGTGGAGGATGTGCCGCCCACTTATGCCCTGATGGTATCCGCGAAGCCAAAAGGCGCCCGCATCCGTATCATGAATATCGTGCCGCGTTACACGCCGGGCATGGCCCTGGAGCCCGGGCGTTACGATATTGAAGTCAGTAAAGCCGGCTACAGCACTGTGCGCCGCTGGATCGAAATCAGTTCCGCGGATGTAAACCTTGCGGTGGAACTGGAGCGTAAATTCTTCCCTGGCAAAAGCTTCCGGTCCGCATTGAAATCCGGCGGCAAGGGTCCGGAAATGGTGGTCGTGGCGCCTGGTGAATTTACCATGGGCAATAATCGCCGGCCGTTCACCAGCCCGGAACACAAGATTGCCATCCGTCGTCCCTACGCCATCGGCGTTCACGAAATCACTTTCAACGATTACGACCGCTACGCCAAGGCCAGTGGCCGCGCCCTGCCTTCGGATGAGGGCTGGGGGCGAGACACAAGGCCGGTAATCAATGTGAGCTGGCAGGATGCTCAGCGCTATGCCAAATGGCTGAGTAACGAGACCGGGCTGAACTACCGCCTGGCCAGTGAAGCAGAGTGGGAGTTTGCCGCCCGTGCCGGCACAGATACGCCGTTCTGGTGGGAAGATGGTAGCGCCAAGGGCAAGGCCAATTGCCGTCGCGGTTGTGCCAGCGAATTCAATTCACTGTTTAGCATTTCCAGCGCGCCGGTAGGAAATTACAAGGCTAACCCCTATGGCCTTTTTGACACCTCGGGCAATGTGGGAGAGTGGGTGCAGGATTGCTTCCTCGGCGACTTCACCAATCACCGTAATGATACGCGCCCGGTGCAACTGAAAAACTGCGAACTGCGCGTAATACGCGGCGGGTCCATGCGCGACCCCCTGCGCAATATCACTTCCGACTACCGCACTGGCCTCAGCGAAAAAGCCACCTCCAGAGAGGTGGGCTTCCGCCTGGTCATGGAGCTCTGA
- a CDS encoding PP2C family protein-serine/threonine phosphatase translates to MSEAKVRERPSGVSQPAVSTTRRSAGATHTGYRREQNEDAYWGDETRGIWVVADGLGGHQAGEIASQTVVEEIQRSSATDRHYEQALRRAHALLIGDENTTTAMGTTAVVVAEDGGYFHIYWVGDSRAYLWTPAQAGQDDTHFPSGTLKQLTVDHSYVQMLVDSGAINQEEAASHPNRHVITRCIGGSTNPSLEIDRASFSWDAGQRLLLCSDGLSNEVSEAEICQVLASNPDNQRASELLVAAALDAGGRDNITVQVISSPDDTSPDSENRNSRTPTQEPESRQFFSVQGTLIARIATLAIIFSLSAFAAWQLLNG, encoded by the coding sequence GTGAGTGAAGCCAAAGTACGGGAACGCCCGAGTGGTGTGAGCCAGCCCGCCGTCAGCACAACCAGGCGCAGCGCGGGCGCCACCCATACCGGGTACCGACGCGAACAGAATGAGGATGCATACTGGGGCGATGAGACCCGGGGTATCTGGGTTGTCGCAGATGGTCTTGGCGGCCACCAGGCCGGTGAGATTGCCAGCCAAACCGTCGTCGAAGAAATCCAGCGCTCTTCCGCCACCGACCGCCATTACGAGCAAGCCTTGCGGCGGGCACATGCACTCCTGATCGGTGATGAAAACACCACAACCGCCATGGGCACCACCGCGGTGGTAGTGGCCGAAGACGGCGGTTACTTTCACATCTACTGGGTTGGCGACAGCCGCGCCTATCTGTGGACCCCAGCGCAAGCGGGACAAGATGACACCCACTTTCCCTCCGGCACCCTCAAGCAGCTGACAGTTGACCACTCTTACGTACAGATGCTCGTGGACTCTGGCGCAATCAATCAGGAAGAAGCCGCCAGCCACCCGAATCGTCATGTGATCACCCGATGTATCGGTGGATCTACCAACCCCAGCCTCGAAATTGACCGCGCTTCTTTTTCATGGGACGCCGGGCAAAGGTTGTTACTGTGCAGCGACGGGCTCAGTAATGAAGTCAGCGAAGCTGAAATCTGTCAGGTTCTGGCAAGCAATCCCGATAACCAGCGCGCCAGTGAATTGCTGGTTGCTGCCGCCCTCGATGCCGGAGGACGGGACAATATTACCGTCCAGGTCATCAGCTCCCCCGACGACACTTCGCCAGATTCTGAAAACCGGAACTCCCGCACACCAACTCAGGAACCTGAGTCCCGCCAATTTTTTTCCGTTCAGGGCACACTTATCGCAAGAATCGCTACACTTGCGATTATTTTTTCACTAAGTGCTTTCGCGGCCTGGCAGCTGCTGAACGGATAA
- a CDS encoding FHA domain-containing protein: MLKLCDVKDATQSVWLVAPKVTIGRGNQCDLTLADASIAKLHAEILVDGEELELRNLAGKGQVAVNGKPVEGSCKLQRNDRVQLGERNLAVVDPKITRLKAAGASANAAWALRANHPAIVGRVFPVRETSVVGRSDECDLTFSMSHLSRRHARLEVREGLLFVVDLGSANGTYLNNQRVTECRVRRGDELRFDSLSFSVVGPADDIDKTTVRQAVTMPDTVRQSAALDQAMQRSRVKESGKVSYSSDSAPSQKYAGGSTTAGGSGWIWVAALVAAAAVAGYFWAQGQGLV; this comes from the coding sequence ATGCTGAAACTTTGTGACGTGAAAGATGCCACCCAGAGTGTGTGGTTGGTGGCTCCCAAGGTGACGATAGGGCGCGGTAATCAGTGTGACCTCACACTGGCGGACGCATCCATCGCGAAACTACATGCGGAAATCCTTGTGGATGGCGAGGAACTGGAGCTGCGCAACCTGGCAGGAAAAGGCCAGGTGGCGGTGAACGGCAAACCGGTTGAAGGCAGTTGCAAACTCCAGCGGAACGACCGCGTGCAATTGGGTGAACGCAATCTGGCGGTTGTGGACCCCAAAATTACCCGCCTGAAGGCGGCAGGTGCCAGCGCCAACGCCGCCTGGGCGCTGCGCGCCAATCACCCGGCGATTGTCGGGCGTGTGTTCCCGGTGCGGGAAACGAGCGTGGTAGGGCGTTCAGATGAGTGTGACCTGACATTTTCAATGTCCCATCTCTCGCGGCGTCATGCGCGGCTGGAGGTTCGTGAGGGGTTGCTGTTTGTGGTGGACCTGGGCTCGGCCAACGGTACTTACCTCAACAACCAGCGGGTGACTGAATGCCGGGTGCGGCGAGGGGATGAATTGCGGTTCGACAGCCTGAGTTTCAGCGTTGTGGGGCCGGCCGATGATATCGACAAAACCACCGTGCGCCAGGCAGTCACAATGCCGGATACGGTACGCCAGAGTGCCGCACTGGATCAGGCAATGCAGCGCAGCCGGGTAAAAGAGAGCGGCAAGGTGTCATACAGCTCGGATTCGGCGCCCTCGCAGAAATATGCCGGCGGCTCGACCACGGCCGGGGGCAGTGGATGGATTTGGGTCGCAGCGCTGGTGGCGGCTGCCGCCGTGGCAGGCTATTTCTGGGCCCAGGGGCAAGGGTTGGTGTAA
- a CDS encoding glutaredoxin family protein, producing the protein MSERALILYTTLGCSLCEKAKVEIWPQLEKFQLRLQSVDIAEDEQLSRLFGWSIPVVGLGDTDDVICWPFTASELEQWLQTRLK; encoded by the coding sequence GTGTCCGAGCGTGCCCTGATTCTCTATACAACCCTTGGCTGCAGCTTGTGTGAGAAGGCGAAAGTCGAGATCTGGCCGCAACTGGAGAAATTCCAGTTGCGGCTTCAGTCGGTGGATATTGCCGAGGACGAACAGTTGAGTCGGCTGTTTGGCTGGAGCATCCCGGTGGTCGGACTGGGGGATACTGACGACGTTATCTGCTGGCCGTTTACCGCCTCTGAGCTGGAGCAGTGGCTCCAGACTCGCCTGAAATAA
- a CDS encoding transglycosylase SLT domain-containing protein has protein sequence MSIGSKGLALLCATLFVSGLAGAGPVQAQQASKTGRTAPAPATALPRKAESKDTKAAKAAIAQREKLQEARLAIAQNDQRRLKQLKRELKDYPLLPYIDYWAISKKLSRLPYEDIDAFLDAYDGTAIGDWMRIRVLRELGSRERFRAYLKYYRPEQIQRTQLRCYYVDALSRHGDKQEAYKLIEELWTVGASQPKECDPAFSRWMSDGGLTQDRAWKRHALSVRSGNLDLASYIARSLDKGRRGRAELMRSVYREPDQILDFDRFTKKNPEYRDIVTIGLRRLASRDAEKTSQAWQRYSASYLFSDEERDEFLRYLALQFARQDDQQGLETLIRSNPGFFDLRTSEWLIRQSLREMDWAQVEFWIDQLPQDDQSLDRWLYWRARAISEQLAASGKKDPARIAQMEKLYQKAAAERSYYGFLASDTLGKDYSFVDRPAPITPELVDKVAALPGMQRAEELQAIGEFYHARREWDYATDAMSTEELMTAGKVASAWGWYHKSIQSILAADYLDDLELRFPLAFSDIVSDVAGRMGKKTALDSYLVLAVARQESHFSHDAKSHAGAMGLMQLLPSTARATARKAGVPYRRSWDLLNPSTNISLGAYYLNSLLNRFDNNRFLAAAAYNAGPTRVSHWLKDTNKKLPFDVWIETIPYSETRKYVQNVLSYSVIYAYRSGDKAQLLRKNEAEAKL, from the coding sequence ATGTCGATTGGCAGCAAAGGACTCGCCCTACTCTGCGCAACACTGTTTGTTTCCGGCCTCGCCGGTGCTGGCCCGGTGCAGGCTCAACAGGCCTCCAAGACCGGCCGCACCGCCCCGGCGCCCGCCACCGCGTTACCGCGAAAAGCAGAAAGCAAAGACACCAAGGCGGCCAAGGCCGCCATAGCACAGCGCGAAAAGCTGCAAGAAGCCCGGCTGGCGATTGCGCAAAATGATCAGCGCAGGCTAAAGCAACTCAAGCGCGAGTTGAAGGATTATCCGCTGCTGCCCTATATCGATTACTGGGCGATCAGCAAGAAGCTCTCACGCCTTCCCTACGAGGACATCGACGCGTTTCTTGACGCCTATGACGGTACGGCTATTGGCGACTGGATGCGCATACGGGTGTTGCGCGAACTGGGTAGCCGCGAGCGGTTCCGCGCCTACCTCAAGTACTACCGCCCGGAACAGATCCAGCGCACCCAACTGCGCTGCTACTACGTCGATGCCCTGTCCCGCCATGGCGACAAACAGGAAGCGTACAAGCTGATCGAAGAGCTGTGGACCGTGGGCGCCTCGCAGCCAAAAGAATGCGACCCGGCCTTCAGTCGCTGGATGAGCGACGGTGGTCTCACTCAGGATCGGGCCTGGAAGCGCCACGCGCTATCCGTTCGTTCCGGCAACCTCGACCTGGCGAGCTACATCGCCCGCTCGCTGGATAAGGGGCGCCGCGGACGTGCGGAGCTGATGCGCTCGGTCTACCGCGAACCGGACCAGATCCTCGATTTCGACCGCTTTACCAAGAAAAACCCTGAATACCGCGACATTGTCACTATCGGGCTACGCCGCCTCGCTTCCCGGGACGCGGAAAAAACCAGCCAGGCCTGGCAGCGCTACAGTGCGAGCTATCTGTTCAGCGATGAAGAGCGGGATGAATTCCTGCGGTATCTGGCACTGCAGTTTGCCCGCCAGGACGACCAGCAGGGACTCGAGACACTGATCCGGTCAAACCCGGGCTTTTTTGACCTGCGCACCTCGGAATGGCTGATTCGTCAGTCCCTGCGGGAAATGGACTGGGCACAGGTGGAGTTCTGGATCGACCAGTTGCCACAGGATGACCAGAGCCTTGACCGCTGGCTCTACTGGAGAGCGCGCGCCATCAGCGAGCAACTGGCAGCCAGTGGCAAGAAAGATCCGGCGCGGATCGCGCAGATGGAGAAGCTCTACCAGAAAGCCGCGGCGGAACGCAGCTACTACGGGTTTCTTGCCTCCGACACACTGGGCAAAGACTACAGCTTTGTCGACCGCCCAGCCCCCATCACGCCGGAACTGGTCGATAAAGTAGCGGCGCTTCCCGGCATGCAGCGGGCGGAAGAGTTACAGGCTATCGGCGAGTTCTACCACGCCCGTCGCGAATGGGATTACGCTACCGATGCGATGTCCACGGAAGAACTGATGACCGCCGGCAAGGTGGCGAGCGCATGGGGCTGGTACCACAAATCCATTCAATCGATCCTCGCCGCAGATTACCTGGACGATCTGGAGCTTCGCTTCCCGCTCGCCTTCTCCGATATCGTGAGCGATGTGGCCGGGCGCATGGGCAAGAAAACCGCACTGGATTCTTATCTGGTACTGGCGGTAGCCCGTCAGGAGAGCCATTTCAGCCACGATGCCAAGTCCCACGCGGGCGCGATGGGCCTGATGCAGCTACTCCCGTCTACCGCCCGGGCGACAGCGCGCAAGGCTGGCGTACCGTACCGCCGCAGCTGGGATCTGCTGAACCCGAGCACCAATATCAGCCTCGGCGCCTACTACCTGAATTCACTGCTGAATCGTTTCGACAACAACCGTTTTCTCGCTGCTGCGGCGTATAACGCTGGACCGACACGGGTTTCCCACTGGCTCAAGGACACCAACAAAAAGCTGCCTTTCGACGTGTGGATTGAAACCATCCCCTACAGCGAGACACGCAAATACGTGCAAAACGTTCTCTCTTACTCGGTTATCTACGCCTACCGCAGCGGCGACAAGGCACAGCTGCTGCGGAAAAATGAAGCGGAAGCAAAACTCTGA
- a CDS encoding ATP-binding cassette domain-containing protein has protein sequence MLLQLDGVCLRYGVQVLADHVNAKIERGDRICLVGRNGEGKSSLLSLIGGKGDPDEGEIIRQSGMVLSTLEQALPEDCTDTVYRYVAGGLGDVGVWLSEYRDHQAPELQAKIESAHGWELLAKIDSVLDRLDLDESAKVMDLSGGWQRRAALARALVTEPDLLILDEPTNHLDIAAVEWLEDFLASYRGALLFVSHDRALAQRLATSVWDLDRGILRVFNCPFNRYQQEKEKLLEEEARNDALFDKKLAQEETWIRQGIKARRTRNEGRVRALQSLRKERQARRERQGVAKMALDAGERSGKLVAELKGVTFGFEGDAAPLIRDLDFTLMRGDKVGLIGPNGAGKSTLIRLLLGDLEPQSGHIRLGTKQQVAYFDQRRDTLNPDLTVVDNIAEGRENIEVGGSTRHVMSYLSDFLFTGIKARTKVGALSGGERNRALLAKLFSQPANVLVLDEPTNDLDVETLELLEQLLMEFSGTVLLVSHDRAFLDNVVESCLAFEGNGVVREYVGGYQDFVRQGGRFISAEEQLKARRPADTKAVEETSSVTPEDKPKPQKAKKLSYKLQRELDALPAKIESLENDIAAFEEEMAAPDFYQQDSETVQARLQSLAELQQALEEAFERWAELDSM, from the coding sequence ATGTTGCTTCAGTTGGATGGCGTTTGTTTACGCTATGGCGTTCAGGTACTGGCGGATCATGTAAACGCCAAGATAGAGCGCGGGGATCGAATCTGCCTGGTCGGGCGCAATGGCGAGGGCAAGTCCAGTTTGCTCAGCCTGATTGGTGGTAAGGGGGATCCGGATGAGGGCGAGATTATTCGCCAGAGTGGCATGGTGCTTTCGACCCTAGAGCAGGCCTTGCCGGAAGACTGCACCGATACGGTGTATCGCTATGTTGCCGGGGGGCTCGGCGATGTTGGCGTCTGGCTTTCGGAATACCGGGATCATCAGGCGCCGGAGCTGCAGGCGAAGATCGAAAGCGCGCACGGTTGGGAGCTACTGGCAAAAATTGACAGTGTGCTTGACCGGCTGGACCTGGACGAAAGCGCCAAGGTGATGGACCTTTCCGGCGGCTGGCAGCGCCGCGCCGCGCTGGCTCGCGCACTGGTCACAGAACCGGACCTGCTGATCCTGGATGAGCCTACCAATCACCTGGATATTGCGGCAGTGGAATGGCTCGAGGACTTTCTCGCCAGCTATCGCGGTGCTTTATTGTTCGTGAGCCACGACCGTGCGCTGGCGCAGCGCCTCGCTACCTCTGTGTGGGACCTGGATCGCGGAATCCTGCGGGTTTTCAACTGCCCGTTTAACCGGTACCAGCAGGAAAAAGAGAAGCTGTTGGAAGAGGAGGCCCGCAACGACGCCCTGTTCGATAAGAAGCTCGCGCAGGAAGAGACCTGGATTCGTCAGGGCATCAAGGCTCGCCGCACCCGCAATGAGGGGCGCGTGCGCGCGCTGCAGTCGCTCCGCAAAGAGCGCCAGGCCCGACGCGAGCGCCAGGGTGTGGCCAAGATGGCACTGGATGCCGGCGAGCGCTCGGGCAAGCTGGTAGCGGAACTGAAGGGGGTAACCTTTGGATTCGAGGGTGATGCCGCGCCATTGATTCGCGACCTGGACTTTACCCTGATGCGGGGTGACAAGGTTGGCCTGATTGGCCCCAACGGGGCGGGAAAAAGTACCCTGATCCGTTTGCTGCTTGGCGACCTGGAGCCGCAGAGTGGCCATATCCGCTTGGGAACCAAACAACAGGTAGCCTATTTTGATCAGCGCCGGGATACCCTGAACCCGGACCTGACCGTGGTCGATAATATCGCCGAGGGCCGTGAAAACATCGAGGTGGGGGGCAGTACCCGTCATGTGATGTCGTACCTGAGTGATTTTCTGTTTACCGGTATCAAGGCGCGCACAAAGGTGGGTGCCTTGAGTGGTGGTGAACGCAACCGCGCACTGCTGGCGAAACTTTTCAGCCAGCCGGCCAATGTTCTGGTGCTGGACGAACCCACTAACGACCTGGACGTTGAGACCCTGGAGTTACTCGAGCAGTTGTTGATGGAGTTCTCCGGAACGGTGCTTCTGGTCAGCCACGACCGTGCGTTTCTGGATAATGTGGTGGAAAGTTGCCTGGCGTTTGAAGGGAACGGCGTGGTACGGGAATACGTGGGTGGCTATCAGGACTTTGTGCGCCAGGGCGGCCGTTTTATCAGTGCCGAGGAGCAGCTCAAGGCCCGCAGGCCGGCCGACACCAAGGCCGTGGAGGAAACGTCCAGCGTTACACCGGAAGACAAGCCCAAACCGCAGAAGGCCAAAAAGCTCAGCTACAAACTGCAACGTGAACTGGATGCGCTGCCAGCAAAAATCGAGTCACTGGAAAATGACATCGCGGCTTTTGAAGAAGAAATGGCGGCCCCGGATTTTTACCAGCAGGACAGTGAGACCGTGCAGGCGCGGCTGCAGTCACTGGCGGAGTTACAGCAGGCACTGGAGGAAGCGTTCGAGCGCTGGGCTGAACTGGATAGCATGTGA
- a CDS encoding universal stress protein has translation MSGYNNILVGLDLSEESAQVLERAAQIAAYSNAKMSLAHIIEPLTFAYGGDVPMDLSEVQEQLQNQAKEQLRKAAADLNIPADRQHVVLGQPATEIHRLAEESGCDLIVIGSHGRHGLALLLGSTANGVLHGAGCDVLAVRVHAPSE, from the coding sequence ATGTCAGGCTACAACAACATACTGGTCGGACTGGACCTTTCTGAAGAATCCGCACAGGTACTGGAGCGGGCAGCGCAAATCGCGGCGTACAGCAACGCCAAGATGAGTCTCGCGCATATCATCGAGCCACTCACCTTTGCCTATGGCGGTGATGTTCCAATGGATCTCTCCGAGGTGCAGGAGCAACTCCAGAACCAGGCCAAGGAGCAACTGCGCAAAGCCGCAGCCGACCTGAACATCCCGGCGGACCGCCAACACGTTGTGCTGGGGCAGCCCGCGACGGAAATTCACCGCCTGGCGGAAGAGTCCGGGTGTGATCTGATCGTGATTGGCAGCCACGGCCGGCACGGTCTCGCGCTGCTGCTGGGCTCTACCGCAAACGGTGTACTGCACGGTGCTGGATGCGATGTTCTCGCAGTCAGGGTACATGCGCCGAGTGAATAA